Proteins encoded together in one Candidatus Sulfotelmatobacter sp. window:
- a CDS encoding type II toxin-antitoxin system Phd/YefM family antitoxin, translated as MKTMPAGAFKVHCLKVMDEVQAKREAVVITKRGKPVAKLVPVEQEKDDIFGFLKGKGKIEIKGDIVSPILSPEEWGDLY; from the coding sequence ATGAAAACCATGCCGGCCGGCGCTTTCAAAGTCCATTGCCTCAAGGTGATGGATGAAGTTCAGGCTAAGCGCGAAGCGGTCGTCATCACCAAGCGCGGAAAGCCCGTGGCCAAACTCGTTCCCGTCGAGCAGGAGAAGGACGACATCTTCGGTTTCCTCAAGGGTAAAGGGAAAATCGAGATCAAAGGTGACATCGTCTCTCCGATACTTAGTCCCGAGGAGTGGGGCGATCTCTACTGA